The following are encoded together in the Echeneis naucrates chromosome 9, fEcheNa1.1, whole genome shotgun sequence genome:
- the kcnt1b gene encoding potassium channel subfamily T member 2: MNIFFNLRGTVVRQIAEDRGLTVPAQEAAMSPPRRPSSSHADSRPSSETLQKNNSSNSGVILDISALKMAEVDSEVPPLPPRYRFRDLLLGDQTFQNDDRVQVEFYVNENTFKERLKLFFIKNQRSSLRIRLFNFSLKILTCALYIVRVSLDDLKEVNGRELIFWVTRREPVWEIQVTVALISFLETMLITYLSYKGNIWEQIFQISFILEMINTVPFIITIFWPPLRNIFVPVFLNCWLAKGALENMINDFHRAIQRTHSAMFNQVFILICTLLCLVFTGACGIQHLERAGKNLSLFDSFYFCIVTFSTVGYGDVTPQIWPSQLLVVILICVALVVLPLQFEELAYLWMESQKLGGNYSRHRAQTEKHVVLCVSSLKIDLLMDFLNEFYAHPRLQDYYVVILCPTEIDIQVRRILQIPLWSQRVIYLQGSALKDQDLMRAKMDDAEACFILSSRNEVDRTAADHQTILRAWAAKDFAPNCPLYVQILKPENKFHVKFADHVVCEEEFKYAMLALNCVCPATSTLVTLLVHTSRGQEGQLSPEQWQKMYGRCSGNEVYHIRLCDSKFFGEYDGKSFTYASFHAHKKYGVCLIGVKREDNKSILLNPGPRHIMAATDTCYYINITKEENSAFIFKQEEKHSKGLSVAGLYDAPSRLPVHSIIASMGTVAIDLQNPDPPEESGKLTLPTENGAGSRRPSIAPVLEIADSSAILPCDLLSDQSEDETNQSDEEGSVGSDFVKGYPPNSPYIGSSPTLCHLLPQKAPFCCLRLDKGCTHNSFEDAKAYGFKNKLIIVSAEMAGNGLYNFIVPLRAYYRPRKELNPIVLLLDYPPDNHFLEAICCFPMVYFMAGTIDNLDNLLQCGIIYADNLVVVDKESTMSAEEDYMADAKTIVNVQTMFRLFPSLSIITELTHPSNMRFMQFRAKDCYSLALSKLEKIERDKGSNLAFMFRLPFAAGRVFSISMLDTLLYQSFVKDYMIAIARLLLGLDTTPGSGYLCAMKITEEDLWIRTYGRLFQKLCSSSAEIPIGIYRTESHVFSSSESQVSINVEQGEEQRDRRESWKEKTAHRNSTTSDQSEHPLLRKKSMQWARRLSRKANKPSSRAERISQQRLNLYRRSERQELSELVKNRMKHLGLPTVGYDEMNDHQNTLSYVLINPPPDTMLELNDIVYIIRSDPLAHVPEDSQVGKVGQPRSSRNQQDFGVETRDETHL; encoded by the exons GGTGCAGGTGGAGTTCTATGTGAACGAAAACACCTTCAAGGAGAGGCTGAAGCTTTTCTTCATCAAAAACCAAAGGTCAA gCCTGAGAATCCGTCTGTTCAACTTCTCACTGAAGATCCTCACTTGCGCCCTCTATATAGTGAGAGTAAGCCTGGATGACCTCAAGGAAGTCAATGGAAG GGAATTGATTTTCTGGGTGACCAGACGGGAGCCTGTATGGGAAATACAG GTGACAGTGGCCTTAATCAGTTTCTTGGAGACCATGCTTATCACATATCTCAGCTACAAG GGAAACATTTGGGAGCAGATATTCCAGATATCCTTCATATTGGAGATGATCAATACAGTGCCATTTATAATCACC ATCTTCTGGCCTCCACTGAGAAACATATTTGTCCCTGTATTTCTTAACTGCTGGCTAGCCAAAGGTGCCCTGGAGAACATGATC AATGACTTCCATCGTGCCATCCAGAGGACCCACTCGGCCATGTTCAACCAGGTGTTCATCCTCATCTGCACCttgctgtgtttggttttcactGG AGCCTGTGGGATCCAACACCTGGAGAGGGCTGGGAAGAACCTGTCCTTGTTTGACTCGTTCTATTTCTGCATCGTCACCTTCTCCACTGTGGGCTATGGGGACGTCACACCACAGATCTGGCCCTCCCAGCTGCTGGTGGTCATTCTCATCTGTGTTGCTTTGGTGGTCCTCCCACTACAG TTTGAAGAACTGGCATACCTGTGGATGGAGAGCCAGAAGTTGGGGGGGAACTACAGCCGCCACCGTGCACAGACGGAGAAGCATGTGGTGTTGTGTGTCAGCTCCCTGAAGATTGACCTGCTGATGGATTTCCTCAACGAGTTCTACGCTCATCCCAGACTACAG GACTATTACGTGGTGATTCTGTGCCCGACAGAGATAGATATTCAGGTTCGCCGTATCCTTCAGATCCCTCTGTGGTCTCAGCGGGTCATCTACCTGCAAGGCTCTGCCCTCAAAGACCAGGACCTGATGAGGGCCAA GATGGATGATGCCGAGGCCTGCTTCATCCTGAGCAGCAGGAACGAAGTTGACCGAACTGCCGCT GATCACCAGACAATTTTGCGGGCCTGGGCTGCAAAGGACTTTGCTCCAAATTGTCCTCTCTACGTCCAGATTCTCAAACCAGAAAATAAATTTCATGTTAAGTTTGCTG ATCACGTAGTGTGCGAAGAGGAGTTCAAGTATGCCATGTTGGCActcaactgtgtgtgtccagccACGTCCACTTTAGTCACTCTCTTGGTTCACACCTCCAGAGGACA GGAGGGGCAGCTGTCACCGGAGCAGTGGCAGAAGATGTATGGACGCTGCTCAGGAAACGAGGTCTACCATATCCGCTTGTGTGACAGCAAGTTTTTTGGGGAGTACGATGGAAAAAGCTTCACCTACGCTTCCTTCCACGCTCATAAGAA GTACGGTGTGTGTTTGATCGGGGTGAAGAGAGAGGACAACAAGAGCATCCTCCTGAACCCGGGCCCCCGCCACATCATGGCCGCCACTGACACCTGCTATTACATCAACATCACCAAGGAGGAAAACTCGGCCTTCATCTTCAAACAGGAAGAGAAGCACAGCAAAGGTCTGTCCGTTGCCGGCCTCTACGATGCCCCCTCCAGGCTGCCGGTGCACAGCATCATCGCCAGCATGG GCACTGTAGCCATTGACCTTCAGAATCCAGACCCCCCCGAGGAAAGCGGCAAACTTACCTTGCCAACGGAGAATGGCGCTGGAAGCCGCAGGCCGAGCATCGCACCTGTCCTGGAGATCGCTGACTCCTCCGCCATTCTGCCCTGCGACCTTCTCAGCGACCAATCGGAGGACGAGACCAACCAGTCCGATGAGGAGGGCTCTGTAGGGTCAGA TTTTGTGAAGGGCTACCCTCCCAACTCACCGTACATCGGCAGCTCTCCAACTCTGTGCCACCTCCTGCCGCAGAAAGCTCCATTCTGCTGCCTTCGCCTCGACAAG GGCTGCACACATAACAGCTTTGAGGATGCCAAAGCGTACGGCTTCAAGAATAAGCTGATTATAGTGTCTGCAGAAATGGCTGGAAACGGTCTCTACAACTTCATCGTACCTCTTCGTGCTTACTATCGGCCCAGGAAGGAGCTCAACCCCatagtgctgctgctggactaCCC GCCCGACAACCACTTCTTAGAGGCCATTTGCTGCTTTCCAATGGTTTACTTCATGGCTGGCACTATCGATAA CCTGGACAACCTGCTGCAGTGTGGAATAATCTACGCTGACAACCTGGTGGTTGTGGACAAAGAGAGCACCATGAGCGCTGAGGAGGACTACATGGCAGACGCCAAAACTATTGTCAACGTCCAAACCATGTTCAG GTTGTTCCCCAGTCTCAGCATCATCACCGAGCTCACACACCCGTCCAACATGAGGTTCATGCAGTTCAGAGCCAAGGACTGCTACTCACTCGCTCTCTCCAAACTGGAGAAG atAGAGCGTGATAAGGGCTCCAACCTGGCCTTCATGTTCCGGCTGCCGTTCGCTGCAGGGAGGGTTTTCAGTATCAGCATGTTGGATACGCTGCTCTACCAG TCTTTCGTTAAGGACTACATGATTGCCATAGCGAGGCTCCTTCTCGGTCTGGACACCACGCCTGGCTCCGGTTACCTGTGTGCT ATGAAGATCACGGAGGAGGATCTCTGGATCAGGACTTATGGCAGACTCTTTCAGAAACTTTGTTCCTCCAGCGCTGAGATTCCCATCGGGATCTACCGCACCGAGTCTCACGTGTTCTCGAGCTCGGAG TCTCAGGTGTCCATCAACGTGGAGCAGGGCGAGGAGCAACGAGACCGCAGAGAGTCCTGGAAGGAGAAGACGGCCCACAGGAACTCAACCACGAGCGACCAATCGGAGCACCCgctgctgaggaagaagagcatGCAGTGGGCGCGGCGTCTGAGCAGGAAGGCCAACAAACCGTCGAGTCGGGCCGAGCGCATCTCTCAGCAAAGACTCAACTTGTACCGACGCTCTGAGCGGCAGGAGCTGTCAGAGCTGGTCAAGAACCGCATGAAGCACCTGGGCCTGCCCACCGTGGGATACG ACGAGATGAACGACCACCAGAACACGCTATCCTACGTCCTCATCAATCCTCCTCCCGACACCATGCTGGAGCTCAACGACATCGT gTACATAATCCGGTCCGACCCGCTGGCCCACGTGCCGGAGGACTCACAGGTGGGGAAGGTGGGGCAGCCTCGCAGCTCCAGGAACCAGCAGGACTTTGGCGTGGAGACCAGAGACGAGACTCACCTCTGA